A window from Schistosoma haematobium chromosome 1, whole genome shotgun sequence encodes these proteins:
- a CDS encoding hypothetical protein (EggNog:ENOG410VDTQ~COG:S), whose amino-acid sequence MNHTDNSPSSLCIRDDARKLIDPNNLVELAHYVESANSFVSANACSQLRLIVEQMQHLKSQAKAIIQNAHRDTLLYKLPCNFIKKPGNVYYVYEKPDASQYFSLLSPTEWDGCPHRYIGAYKLLSDMSWISEDDLDNYESNRSAALQIMDKHQIMLDFKNMT is encoded by the exons ATGAATCACACTGATAATTCGCCGTCATCTTTATGCATCAGAGATGACGCAAGAAAATTAATAGACCCTAATAATTTAGTTGAATTGGCACACTACGTTGAAAGTGCCAATAGTTTTGTTAGTGCAAATGCATGTTCTCAACTTCGATTAATTGTTGAACAGATGCAACATTTAAAA tcTCAGGCAAAGGCTATCATACAAAACGCCCATAGAGATACTTTGTTATATAAACTTCCCTGTAATTTCATAAAAAAACCCGGAAATGTTTATTACGTGTATGAGAAGCCAGATGCTAGCCAGTATTTTAGTCTGCTTTCACCCACG GAGTGGGATGGCTGTCCACACAGATATATTGGAGCTTATAAACTTCTTTCTGATATGTCTTGGATTTCTGAAGACGATCTTGATAACTACGAATCTAATCGCAGTGCAGCACTCCAAATTATGGATAAACACCAGATAATGCTAGATTTTAAAAACATGACATAG